A part of Legionella sainthelensi genomic DNA contains:
- the dusA gene encoding tRNA dihydrouridine(20/20a) synthase DusA, which yields MSQILFSSLAIAPMIDWTYGHFRVLMRMLAPNALLYTEMQTTGAVCNNPIRSLQFNKKEHPIALQLGGSEPTLLAECARRAAQEGYDEVNINLGCPSDKVQAGNFGACLMKEPEKVGDCIRAMREAVNIPVTAKTRIGIDHQDSYEFFSNFVHQLIEAGAQKIIVHARKAWLQGLNPKQNRTIPPVHYDYVYRLKKEIPDIPIVINGNILNLNEIKEHLSYVDGVMLGRLACDNPFQIAAIHHGLYPEVPNRSRSQVFNDYVEYLLNEFYQGASLSLLIKPIFNLSFGLPGASQWKRKLMEILQTKNIHLFEQLSQYLLEIENKHSIFT from the coding sequence GTGTCCCAGATTTTATTTTCTTCTTTAGCTATAGCGCCGATGATTGACTGGACTTACGGACATTTTCGGGTATTGATGCGTATGCTTGCACCTAATGCGCTTTTGTATACGGAAATGCAAACTACAGGGGCTGTATGCAATAATCCTATCCGCTCATTGCAATTTAATAAAAAGGAACATCCTATTGCATTGCAACTAGGCGGTTCTGAACCAACTCTTTTAGCTGAGTGTGCCAGACGAGCAGCCCAAGAAGGTTATGATGAAGTCAACATTAATTTAGGTTGTCCTAGTGACAAAGTTCAGGCTGGAAATTTTGGTGCATGTTTAATGAAAGAACCAGAAAAAGTAGGGGATTGTATTCGTGCAATGAGAGAGGCAGTAAATATACCTGTTACTGCAAAGACACGAATAGGAATAGACCACCAAGACAGCTATGAATTTTTTAGTAATTTTGTACATCAATTAATTGAAGCAGGTGCACAAAAGATAATTGTGCATGCTCGTAAAGCTTGGTTGCAAGGTTTAAACCCAAAGCAAAACCGAACCATTCCTCCTGTTCATTACGATTATGTTTATCGCTTGAAAAAAGAAATTCCCGATATCCCCATTGTAATTAATGGCAATATATTGAATTTAAATGAAATTAAAGAGCATCTGTCCTATGTAGATGGAGTGATGCTTGGGCGCTTGGCTTGTGATAATCCATTTCAGATCGCAGCAATACATCATGGACTCTATCCTGAAGTACCTAATAGATCCCGTAGTCAAGTATTTAATGATTATGTAGAGTATTTGCTGAATGAGTTTTATCAAGGAGCATCTCTTAGTTTGCTGATTAAGCCCATATTTAATCTAAGTTTTGGCTTACCTGGGGCGAGTCAATGGAAAAGAAAATTAATGGAAATTTTGCAAACTAAGAATATCCACTTGTTTGAACAATTAAGCCAGTACTTGTTAGAAATTGAAAATAAACATTCAATATTCACTTAA